One part of the Bacteroidota bacterium genome encodes these proteins:
- a CDS encoding SPFH domain-containing protein, with translation MGLFSSKTEGGLMDVIRCDEEEYLVWKWRPSGEANSTKKENSSRWGSSLRVKDGEVAAFIYKQKDGTMQDFIEGPYDQTIKTANFPILTSLIGLFWDGKSPFQAEIYYINLSGNIQIKFGIPYFDVFDPRFLDFAVPTAARGSITFNITDYKGFVKLHRMINFEMEDFKNQVKDAVSKYVKGIITNVPAANGMPVLQLERKILEINDLVQPKIKEALENSFGVNLKRFDLSVIEVDKESDGYKELRKITAEQQTKTIEAQTIVGIKNLEDTQQINADNVAESLRVQREEMQRNQKLQTETQHLDAFKVNVQGDVLKTAAENLGTMGNMDLGSGGGGGGGLNPAGMMTGMMVGGAMGGQMAGMMGNIMNQQPNQQTPPPVPTMAYFVAVNGQQSGPYNKEQLQQLIQSGQLKQDSLVWKQGMPSWLEAKQVQELTNVFNVVPPPIPPPLP, from the coding sequence ATGGGACTATTCAGCAGTAAAACCGAAGGCGGATTAATGGACGTAATCCGTTGTGATGAAGAAGAGTATTTAGTTTGGAAGTGGAGACCAAGCGGAGAAGCTAACTCAACTAAAAAGGAAAACTCAAGTCGTTGGGGAAGCAGTTTAAGAGTGAAAGATGGCGAAGTAGCCGCTTTTATTTATAAACAAAAAGATGGAACAATGCAAGATTTTATTGAAGGCCCTTATGACCAAACAATAAAAACTGCAAACTTTCCAATCTTAACAAGTTTGATAGGACTGTTTTGGGATGGTAAATCTCCGTTTCAGGCAGAAATATATTATATCAATCTCTCGGGGAATATCCAGATAAAATTTGGTATTCCATACTTTGATGTCTTTGACCCACGATTTCTGGATTTCGCTGTACCTACGGCAGCAAGAGGTTCTATAACATTTAATATTACTGATTACAAAGGTTTCGTCAAGCTACATCGCATGATAAACTTTGAAATGGAGGATTTCAAAAATCAAGTTAAAGATGCTGTATCAAAATACGTAAAAGGAATTATTACGAATGTCCCTGCTGCTAATGGAATGCCGGTTTTACAATTAGAAAGAAAAATTTTGGAAATAAATGATTTGGTTCAACCCAAAATTAAGGAAGCGTTAGAAAATAGTTTTGGAGTAAATCTAAAAAGATTTGATTTATCGGTTATTGAGGTTGATAAAGAAAGCGATGGCTATAAGGAACTGAGAAAAATAACAGCGGAACAACAAACTAAAACAATCGAGGCGCAAACAATTGTTGGGATAAAAAATTTAGAAGACACTCAACAAATAAATGCTGATAATGTTGCAGAAAGTTTACGAGTACAGAGAGAGGAAATGCAACGGAACCAGAAACTGCAAACAGAAACGCAACATCTCGATGCATTTAAAGTAAATGTACAAGGTGACGTTTTAAAAACTGCTGCTGAAAACTTAGGCACTATGGGTAATATGGACTTAGGTAGCGGAGGAGGTGGCGGTGGTGGTTTAAATCCTGCGGGCATGATGACGGGAATGATGGTTGGTGGTGCGATGGGTGGTCAAATGGCCGGAATGATGGGTAATATAATGAATCAGCAACCGAATCAACAAACTCCTCCGCCTGTGCCAACAATGGCTTATTTTGTTGCAGTAAACGGACAGCAAAGCGGGCCATATAATAAGGAACAATTACAGCAGTTAATTCAAAGCGGTCAATTGAAACAAGATTCGTTAGTTTGGAAACAAGGTATGCCAAGTTGGTTGGAAGCAAAACAAGTGCAAGAGTTAACAAATGTATTCAATGTAGTTCCTCCACCAATTCCGCCGCCATTACCTTAA
- a CDS encoding DUF4339 domain-containing protein: protein MEDNNFISVDKLIEFGMSLAIAQQMVKTMNEATTNMRTSGTFPDFLQPKLSQLYVAIDGKQNGPFSEQELIKLIQDKKLTKQTFVWKPGMAAWEIAEKVTDALNLFSMLPPPLPSTIKS from the coding sequence ATGGAAGATAATAATTTCATTTCCGTAGATAAGCTCATTGAGTTCGGAATGAGCTTAGCAATAGCTCAACAAATGGTTAAAACCATGAATGAAGCTACAACCAATATGAGAACGTCCGGGACATTTCCGGATTTTCTACAACCAAAATTATCACAACTCTATGTAGCAATTGATGGAAAACAAAATGGGCCATTTTCAGAACAAGAACTAATTAAGTTAATTCAAGATAAAAAGCTTACCAAGCAAACCTTTGTTTGGAAGCCAGGAATGGCTGCCTGGGAAATTGCGGAAAAGGTAACTGATGCTTTAAATTTATTTTCAATGTTACCGCCGCCTTTGCCATCGACTATTAAAAGCTAA
- a CDS encoding type I restriction-modification system subunit M translates to MSTDKKQPIRQAQGKQLEQKLWNIADTLRGKMDADDFRDYILGFIFYKYLSEKMHSYANAILKPDKITYDQVEKHKEKKALLAAIKDEALDKLGYFLLPSELFSEMARRGTSTSSVQGNKFILDDLSRVLTHIEQSTMGSESEEDFGNLFEDLDLTSSKLGKTETDKNDLIVKVLSHLNEIDFDLENTESDVLGDAYEYLIGKFASGAGKKAGEFYTPQQVSSVLARLVTVGKTKLKSVYDPTCGSGSLLLRVAKEVKEVGGFYGQESNPTTYNLCRMNMIMHDVHYKKFDIKNDDTLERPQHPDQRFEAIVANPPFSAEWSASPLFMSDDRYAPYGRLAPKGTADFAFVQHMIHQLADNGTMACVLPHGVLFRGGAEGHIREYLIKDKNQLDAVIGLPANIFYGTSIPTCILVLKKDRHKDAERSRSVLFIDASRNFEKVKTQNVLRPDDINKIISTYKARTAEDKYSYVAPLDEIAGNDYNLNIPRYVDTFEEEEAVNLKNVSNELRAVAEALEATDKEIAKYCKELGIDTPF, encoded by the coding sequence ATGTCCACCGACAAAAAACAACCCATACGCCAGGCGCAGGGCAAGCAGCTCGAACAAAAACTCTGGAACATTGCCGATACCCTGCGGGGTAAAATGGATGCCGATGATTTCCGCGACTATATCCTTGGCTTTATTTTCTACAAATACCTCAGCGAGAAGATGCATAGCTATGCCAATGCTATCTTAAAGCCCGATAAAATTACTTACGATCAGGTGGAAAAGCACAAGGAGAAAAAAGCATTGCTGGCCGCGATTAAGGACGAAGCCCTGGATAAACTCGGTTACTTTCTCTTGCCCTCTGAACTTTTTAGCGAAATGGCGCGCAGAGGGACATCGACAAGCTCAGTCCAGGGTAATAAATTCATTCTCGATGATCTCTCCAGGGTGCTTACCCATATAGAGCAAAGTACGATGGGCAGCGAGAGCGAGGAAGATTTTGGAAACCTCTTTGAAGACCTCGACCTCACCAGCAGCAAGCTCGGCAAAACCGAGACCGACAAGAACGATTTGATTGTAAAAGTGCTCTCTCACCTGAATGAAATTGATTTCGATTTGGAAAATACCGAGAGCGATGTCCTGGGTGATGCCTACGAATACCTCATTGGAAAATTTGCCAGCGGCGCCGGTAAAAAGGCCGGGGAGTTTTATACTCCTCAGCAGGTAAGCAGCGTGCTGGCGCGATTGGTGACCGTGGGCAAAACAAAATTGAAGAGTGTGTACGACCCCACCTGCGGCTCGGGCTCCCTGTTGTTGCGCGTGGCTAAGGAAGTGAAAGAAGTCGGCGGTTTCTACGGACAGGAAAGCAATCCCACCACCTACAACCTCTGTCGCATGAACATGATCATGCATGATGTGCATTATAAAAAGTTCGACATTAAAAATGACGATACCCTCGAGCGCCCACAGCATCCTGACCAGCGCTTCGAAGCCATTGTAGCCAATCCGCCTTTCTCGGCCGAGTGGAGTGCCAGCCCCTTGTTCATGAGCGACGACCGCTATGCCCCCTACGGACGTCTCGCACCCAAGGGCACTGCCGACTTTGCCTTTGTGCAGCACATGATCCACCAACTGGCCGACAATGGCACCATGGCCTGCGTATTGCCCCACGGTGTATTGTTCCGGGGCGGAGCAGAAGGACATATCCGCGAGTATTTGATAAAAGATAAAAACCAATTGGATGCGGTGATCGGTTTACCCGCCAACATCTTCTACGGCACGAGCATACCTACTTGCATTTTAGTGTTGAAGAAAGACCGACACAAGGACGCTGAGCGAAGTCGAAGTGTATTGTTCATTGATGCCAGCCGGAATTTTGAAAAAGTAAAAACCCAAAACGTATTGCGGCCCGATGACATTAACAAAATCATCAGCACCTACAAAGCCCGCACTGCCGAAGACAAATACAGTTACGTAGCTCCTTTAGATGAAATTGCCGGGAATGACTACAACCTGAACATCCCCCGCTATGTGGATACCTTTGAAGAAGAAGAAGCGGTGAACTTAAAAAACGTAAGTAATGAACTCCGCGCGGTGGCTGAGGCTCTCGAAGCCACCGACAAAGAAATTGCAAAGTACTGTAAGGAGTTGGGGATAGATACTCCGTTTTAA
- a CDS encoding virulence RhuM family protein, producing MSAENNIIIYNAPDGKASVSLMAKEGKVWLNQNQLAELFDTSVPNISMHITNILKENELGSDSVIKNYLTTAADGKKYDVTFYSLDMTLAIGFRVRSKRGTQFRQWANQNLKEFMVKGFMMDDERLKNPDGRPDYFDELLARIRDIRASEKRFYQKVRDLFSLSSDYDATDKATQMFYAETQNKLLFAITGKTAAELVMSRANAGAPNMALTNWKGTVVRKQDIYIAKNYLNEDELDSLNRLVTIFLETAELRAKNRQDFVMHFWRENVDKIIAISDKPLLAGAGSVSHAQMEEWVDAQYNKFDVERKRFEAEQADATDLEELKALEEKLKPCPKQNQMRNRNTIELPGFWEYL from the coding sequence ATGAGTGCAGAAAACAATATCATCATCTACAACGCTCCGGATGGCAAAGCCTCTGTATCCTTAATGGCCAAGGAGGGCAAGGTATGGCTGAACCAAAACCAACTGGCGGAACTTTTTGACACCTCTGTACCCAACATTAGCATGCACATTACTAACATTCTAAAAGAGAATGAGTTGGGATCAGATTCAGTTATTAAGAATTACTTAACAACTGCCGCTGACGGGAAAAAGTATGATGTAACATTTTACAGTCTTGACATGACCCTCGCCATAGGCTTCCGCGTGCGCAGCAAACGAGGCACGCAGTTCCGCCAGTGGGCTAACCAAAACCTGAAAGAGTTTATGGTGAAGGGTTTTATGATGGATGATGAACGCCTGAAAAACCCCGATGGCCGCCCTGACTATTTTGATGAACTCCTTGCCCGCATTCGTGATATACGCGCATCTGAAAAGCGGTTCTACCAAAAAGTGCGCGATTTGTTTTCCCTGAGTAGCGACTACGATGCAACCGACAAGGCCACCCAAATGTTCTATGCCGAAACACAAAATAAATTGTTATTTGCCATAACGGGTAAGACAGCAGCCGAATTGGTGATGAGCCGTGCCAATGCCGGTGCTCCCAACATGGCGCTCACTAATTGGAAGGGAACTGTTGTGCGCAAGCAGGATATATACATCGCAAAAAATTATCTAAACGAAGATGAACTGGACAGCCTGAATAGATTGGTTACCATATTTCTGGAAACAGCCGAACTCCGGGCTAAAAACAGGCAAGATTTTGTAATGCACTTTTGGCGCGAGAATGTAGATAAAATCATTGCCATCAGCGATAAGCCATTGCTTGCCGGTGCCGGTAGCGTGAGCCATGCCCAAATGGAAGAATGGGTGGACGCGCAATACAATAAATTTGATGTCGAACGAAAACGATTTGAAGCCGAACAGGCCGATGCTACCGACCTCGAAGAACTCAAAGCTTTGGAAGAAAAATTAAAGCCATGCCCAAAACAAAACCAGATGCGCAATAGAAATACAATTGAACTCCCGGGATTTTGGGAGTATTTATAA